In a genomic window of Pseudorasbora parva isolate DD20220531a chromosome 24, ASM2467924v1, whole genome shotgun sequence:
- the fzd8a gene encoding frizzled-8a, with protein MECYLLGIYLFLALALLPRSSGTTAKEITCQEIAVPLCKGIGYNYTYMPNQFNHDTQDEAGLEVHQFWPLVEIQCSPDLKFFLCSMYTPICLEDYKKPLPPCRSVCERAKAGCAPLMRQYGFPWPDRMKCDLLPVQGAPDTLCMDYNRTDSTTVSPVLSKPTNYPSKAFNPHKKKSGRAGAGPKATKPCEPGCQCRAPMVAVNSDRHPLYNRVKTGQIPNCAMPCHNPYFTQDERTFTAFWIGLWSVLCFISTFATVATFLIDMERFKYPERPIIFLSACYMFVSIGYIVRLIAGHEKVACNREYDVEHIHYETTGPALCTVVFLLIYFFGMASSIWWVILSLTWFLAAGMKWGNEAIAGYSQYFHLAAWLIPSMKSIAVLALSSVDGDPVAGICYVGNQNLDNLRGFVLAPLVIYLFIGTMFLLAGFVSLFRIRSVIKQGGTKTDKLEKLMIRIGIFTVLYTVPATIIVACYFYEQHNRQSWEITHNCSCLLEQEIKRPDYAVFMLKYFMCLLVGITSGVWTWSGKTLESWRSFCTRCCWGSKGSGGSMYSDVSTGLTWRSGTASSVSCPKQMPLSQV; from the coding sequence ATGGAGTGCTACCTGTTGGGGATTTACCTGTTCCTCGCGCTTGCCCTGCTGCCCCGGTCGAGCGGCACCACGGCCAAGGAGATCACCTGTCAGGAGATCGCCGTTCCTCTGTGCAAGGGCATCGGCTACAACTACACCTACATGCCCAACCAGTTCAACCACGACACGCAGGATGAAGCCGGCTTGGAGGTGCACCAGTTCTGGCCTCTGGTGGAGATCCAATGCTCCCCGGATCTCAAGTTCTTCCTGTGCAGCATGTACACCCCCATATGCCTGGAGGACTATAAGAAACCCCTGCCGCCGTGCCGGAGCGTATGCGAGCGAGCCAAGGCAGGCTGCGCCCCGCTCATGCGGCAGTACGGCTTCCCTTGGCCGGACCGGATGAAGTGCGATTTGCTGCCCGTGCAGGGAGCACCTGACACGCTGTGCATGGACTACAACCGAACCGACTCCACCACAGTGTCGCCGGTGCTGTCCAAACCCACCAACTACCCAAGCAAAGCCTTTAACCCACACAAAAAGAAAAGCGGGCGCGCTGGCGCTGGACCCAAAGCGACTAAACCCTGCGAGCCGGGCTGCCAGTGCCGCGCGCCGATGGTGGCGGTGAACAGCGACCGACACCCGCTGTACAACCGCGTCAAGACGGGTCAGATCCCCAACTGCGCCATGCCGTGTCACAACCCGTATTTCACCCAGGACGAGCGGACGTTCACGGCCTTCTGGATCGGACTTTGGTCGGTGTTATGCTTCATATCCACCTTCGCCACAGTCGCGACCTTTCTAATAGACATGGAGCGGTTTAAATACCCCGAGCGCCCGATTATTTTCCTCTCGGCGTGTTACATGTTTGTGTCGATCGGCTACATTGTGCGCTTGATCGCCGGGCACGAAAAAGTGGCCTGTAACCGGGAGTATGACGTGGAGCACATTCACTACGAAACCACCGGCCCCGCGCTGTGCACCGTTGTGTTTTTGTTGATTTATTTCTTCGGGATGGCCAGCTCGATATGGTGGGTCATCCTCTCGCTCACCTGGTTCCTCGCGGCGGGCATGAAGTGGGGTAACGAGGCCATCGCGGGCTACTCTCAGTACTTCCACCTGGCCGCTTGGCTCATCCCGTCCATGAAGTCCATCGCCGTACTCGCGCTGAGCTCGGTGGACGGCGACCCGGTCGCCGGGATCTGCTATGTGGGCAACCAGAACTTGGACAACCTGCGGGGCTTCGTGCTGGCGCCGCTAGTGATCTACCTATTCATCGGCACCATGTTTCTTTTGGCTGGATTTGTGTCGCTCTTTAGGATCAGAAGCGTCATTAAGCAAGGTGGCACTAAAACTGACAAGCTGGAGAAGCTGATGATCCGAATCGGGATCTTCACGGTGCTCTACACCGTTCCCGCCACCATCATCGTGGCGTGTTACTTCTACGAGCAGCATAACAGACAAAGTTGGGAGATCACGCATAACTGTTCGTGTTTATTGGAGCAGGAGATCAAGAGGCCGGACTATGCCGTGTTCATGCTCAAATACTTCATGTGCCTTCTGGTGGGCATCACCTCTGGAGTTTGGACCTGGTCCGGCAAGACCCTGGAGTCCTGGAGGAGTTTCTGCACGCGCTGCTGCTGGGGCAGCAAGGGCTCCGGTGGCTCCATGTACAGTGACGTCAGCACGGGATTAACGTGGAGGTCCGGTACCGCCAGCTCAGTGTCCTGCCCCAAGCAGATGCCTTTGTCCCAGGTCTGA